A genomic stretch from Penaeus vannamei isolate JL-2024 chromosome 6, ASM4276789v1, whole genome shotgun sequence includes:
- the LOC113803091 gene encoding carbonic anhydrase 1 translates to MLLNIKLLSKYQSEQKGIRIKAPTEAPTTAAPTAAPPSVPSWGYEGEGGPENWATLFPNYCAGSSQSPIALNGLEATAKSSSDAWVLDKYDTVPGALLIENNGHSAKVAWNTTNIDELPSVSGGELGAKYTFAQFHFHWGSVSTQGSEHTINGVAYAAELHLVHFKTEYGSLGAAVAHDDGLAVLGIMLLGGLVDNPSLTPIIDGLATIRNSGDEEPLATLFPLQTLMPTNPNTFYRYSGSLTTPTCNEVVTWTVFPDVISISENQLEEFRKLLGDDGEHHIEDNYRPVQPLNGRTVEKITLS, encoded by the exons atgttattaaatATAAAACTGTTATCAA AGTATCAGTCAGAGCAAAAAGGTATAAGGATAAAAG CTCCCACCGAAGCTCCCACTACAGCTGCCCCTACAGCTGCCCCTCCTTCGGTACCTTCATGGGGTTACGAGGGCGAAGGAG GTCCTGAGAACTGGGCGACGCTGTTCCCCAATTACTGTGCTGGCAGCAGTCAGTCCCCGATCGCCTTGAACGGACTGGAAGCCACTGCTAAAAGCTCCTCCGACGCCTGGGTGCTGGACAAATACGACACCGTCCCCGGTGCTCTCCTGATTGAAAACAATGGACACTCAG CCAAGGTTGCGTGGAACACCACAAACATCGATGAGCTCCCCTCAGTCAGCGGCGGTGAGTTGGGCGCAAAATACACTTTCGCCCAGTTTCACTTCCACTGGGGCAGCGTCAGCACGCAGGGATCTGAGCACACCATCAATGGGGTCGC ATACGCTGCCGAGCTTCATCTGGTGCACTTCAAGACTGAGTATGGGTCCCTCGGCGCGGCGGTCGCGCACGATGACGGCCTTGCTGTGTTGGGCATTATGCTCCTGGGCGGTCTGGTCGACAATCCCAGTCTCACGCCAATCATCGACGGGCTCGCCACCATCCGAAATTCGG GTGATGAAGAACCTCTGGCAACGCTGTTCCCTCTGCAAACCCTCATGCCGACGAACCCCAACACCTTCTACAGGTACTCAGGTTCCTTGACGACTCCCACCTGTAATGAGGTCGTCACGTGGACTGTCTTCCCAGACGTCATAAGCATTTCTGAGAATCAG CTTGAGGAATTCCGCAAGCTTCTCGGAGATGACGGAGAGCACCACATTGAAGACAACTACCGACCCGTGCAGCCCCTCAACGGCCGCACG GTCGAGAAGATCACATTGTCTTAA